In the genome of Candidatus Dadabacteria bacterium, the window TCCGGGTCCATCTCCGGCACCGAAGACAGCAGCAGGTCCGTATAGTGGTGGTGAGGCGGCGTGAACATCTCGCGCTTGGGACCCTGCTCTACCACCCTGCCTTCTTTCATCACGACCACTTCGTCGGCGATGGAGCGCACCATCGCCAGGTCGTGCGTTATAAACATGTAGGCCAGATTCATATCTCTCTGGAACCTGTCGAGCATTTTCAGGATTTCCCCGGCAACGAGCTGGTCTAGAGCGCTTGTGATCTCGTCACAGATAATGAAGACCGGTTCGGCCGCCAAGGCCCTCGCAATCCCCACCCGCTGCTTCTCGCCGCCCGAGAGTTCCGGCGGAAACCGGTTATAGAATAGCGACGGATCAAGCTCAAGGAGGTCCAGCAGCTCGTCAACGCGATTTTTGAGTGCCGTTCCCCTCAGGCCGCCGTAGAACCGTGCGGGACGGCCGATTATCTCACCGACCCTGATCCTGGGATTAAGCGCGGTATCGGCCATCTGGTAAATCATCTGGACCTGCCTGAGCTGATCTACGCTACGGTTCCTGTAGCTCTTCGCCAGTTCTCCGCCGTTTAGCAGAATGCGTCCCTCAAACGGTTGGAGCAGTCCCGTAATACATCGGGCTGCCGTGGATTTGCCGGAACCCGACTCGCCTACCACCGCAACGGTCATTCCGGCGTGAATGTCAAACGATACGTCTTCCAGCACCCTGGTCCCGCCGTATCCGGCGCCTACGCTCTCAACCGATACGACCGGCACTGCACTGCCGTCTGCAGGCCGGTTTTTCTGGGAATGTCTGAGATTTCGTACCGACCAGAGAGACTTGGTGTAATCGTCTCGGGGAGATTTCAGCATTGTCCTGGTATCGGCCTCCTCGACTTCCTCTCCCTTGAGCAGAACCTTGATCACGTCGGCCATCTGGGCCACGACGGCCAAGTCGTGGGATATGTAGATTACGGCCGTGGCGAACCGCCTGACGATATAGCGTATGGCCGCCAGCACCTCGATCTGGGTGGTGACGTCAAGAGCCGTGGTAGGTTCGTCGAAGATAATGAGATCAGGGCGGCAGGACATGGCCATGGCCATCATCGCCCTCTGCAGCTGACCGCCGGAGACCTGATGAGGGTAACGAAAACCTATCCCCT includes:
- a CDS encoding ABC transporter ATP-binding protein codes for the protein MTTENRKHPLLRIRGLRVEGSADGKWNEIVRGVDLDLDRGQVLGLIGESGAGKSTIGLAAMGFTRDGCRISGGSVEFDGLELTTTAESDLRVLRGSRIAYVAQSAAASFNPAHRLVDQYTEAPVHHRMRSREESREDAVEMYRRLHLPDPEGIGFRYPHQVSGGQLQRAMMAMAMSCRPDLIIFDEPTTALDVTTQIEVLAAIRYIVRRFATAVIYISHDLAVVAQMADVIKVLLKGEEVEEADTRTMLKSPRDDYTKSLWSVRNLRHSQKNRPADGSAVPVVSVESVGAGYGGTRVLEDVSFDIHAGMTVAVVGESGSGKSTAARCITGLLQPFEGRILLNGGELAKSYRNRSVDQLRQVQMIYQMADTALNPRIRVGEIIGRPARFYGGLRGTALKNRVDELLDLLELDPSLFYNRFPPELSGGEKQRVGIARALAAEPVFIICDEITSALDQLVAGEILKMLDRFQRDMNLAYMFITHDLAMVRSIADEVVVMKEGRVVEQGPKREMFTPPHHHYTDLLLSSVPEMDPDWLARVLERRGEDNFG